The following are encoded together in the Mycteria americana isolate JAX WOST 10 ecotype Jacksonville Zoo and Gardens unplaced genomic scaffold, USCA_MyAme_1.0 Scaffold_91, whole genome shotgun sequence genome:
- the TGFB1I1 gene encoding transforming growth factor beta-1-induced transcript 1 protein isoform X2, translated as MDDLDALLADLETTTSHLARRPVLLTDPPGAMSPPHPPSAPGGDPPRPPPPPYGPAPGGDTEQLYSTVQKARPPRPPPAPPSLGELDRLLRDLNATHSSIADEILAQFPPLKSPEGVKRKEAADEAEVGELPPRSSGTPPVPPASATSATQELDKLMDSLSDFHLHRTPPPKKGVPEGENLDSMLVLLQSDLSRQGVPTGAKGVCGSCQKPIAGKVVKALGCTWHPEHFVCTRCGGELGGGSFFEKDGAPYCPRDYGRLFSPRCARCAQPILDKMVTALDKNWHPEHFCCVKCGQPFGEEGFLEKDGQQYCRQDFAELFSSRCRGCGRPILEGYIAALEGLWHPECFVCRECFAPFVGGSFFEDGGHPYCERHFHARRGSLCRGCGEPIAGRCVTAMAQRFHPEHFVCAFCLRPLSKGTFQEQEGKPYCQPCFLRLFG; from the exons ATGGACGACCTGG ATGCCCTATTGGCTGACCTGGAGACGACGACGTCGCACCTCGCCCGGCGGCCGGTGCTGCTCACGGACCCACCGGGGGCGATGAGCCCCCCCCACCCGCCCTCCGCCcctggcggggaccccccccggccacccccgccCCCCTATGGCCCA GCGCCAGGGGGGGACACCGAGCAGCTCTACAG cacgGTGCAGaaggcccggcccccccggcctcccccggccccccccagcttGGGGGAGCTCGACCGGCTCCTCCGTGACCTCAACGCCACCCACAGCTCTATCGCAG atgagATCCTGGCCCAGTTCCCCCCACTGAAGAGCCCCGAGGGGgtgaagaggaaggaggcagcagatGAGGCTGAAGTGGGGGAGTTGCCCCCCCG cAGCTCAGGGACCCCCCCGGTGCCCCCTGCCTCAGCCACCTCGGCCACCCAGGAGCTGGACAAGCTGATGGACTCGCTCTCCGACTTCCACCTCCACCGCACC ccccccccaaaaaagggggttCCTGAGGGGGAAAACCTGGACTcaatgctggtgctgctgcagtcGGACCTGAGCCGCCAAGGGGTCCCCACAGGGGCGAAGGGGGTTTGTGGGTCCTGCCAGAAGCCCATCGCTGGgaag GTGGTGAAGGCTTTGGGGTGCACCTGGCACCCCGAGCACTTCGTCTGCACCCGCtgcgggggggagctggggggcggCAGCTTCTTCGAGAAGGACGGGGCACCCTACTGCCCGCGGGACTACGGACGGCTCTTCTCCCCCCGCTGCGCCCGCTGCGCCCAGCCCATCCTCGAC aaaatGGTGACAGCGCTGGACAAGAACTGGCACCCGGAGCACTTCTGCTGCGTCAAGTGCGGGCAGCCCTTCGGCGAGGAGG GCTTCCTGGAGAAGGATGGCCAGCAGTACTGCCGCCAGGACTTTGCCGAGCTCTTCTCcagccggtgccggggctgcgggcggcccatCCTGGAGGGCTACATTGCTGCCCTCGAGGGGCTCTGGCACCCCGAGTGCTTCGTCTGCCGG gagtGCTTCGCGCCCTTCGTGGGGGGCAGCTTCTTCGAGGATGGTGGCCACCCCTACTGCGAGCGGCACTTCCACGCCCGGCGGGGCTcgctgtgccggggctgcggggaacCAATCGCTGGCCGGTGCGTCACCGCCATGGCCCAGCGCTTCCACCCCGAGCACTTCGTCTGTGCCTTCTGCCTCCGGCCTCTCTCCAAGGGCACCTTCCAGGAGCAGGAGGGCAAGCCCTACTGCCAGCCATGCTTCCTCCGCCTCTTCGGGTGA
- the TGFB1I1 gene encoding transforming growth factor beta-1-induced transcript 1 protein isoform X1 produces the protein MDGCLDGWMHALLADLETTTSHLARRPVLLTDPPGAMSPPHPPSAPGGDPPRPPPPPYGPAPGGDTEQLYSTVQKARPPRPPPAPPSLGELDRLLRDLNATHSSIADEILAQFPPLKSPEGVKRKEAADEAEVGELPPRSSGTPPVPPASATSATQELDKLMDSLSDFHLHRTPPPKKGVPEGENLDSMLVLLQSDLSRQGVPTGAKGVCGSCQKPIAGKVVKALGCTWHPEHFVCTRCGGELGGGSFFEKDGAPYCPRDYGRLFSPRCARCAQPILDKMVTALDKNWHPEHFCCVKCGQPFGEEGFLEKDGQQYCRQDFAELFSSRCRGCGRPILEGYIAALEGLWHPECFVCRECFAPFVGGSFFEDGGHPYCERHFHARRGSLCRGCGEPIAGRCVTAMAQRFHPEHFVCAFCLRPLSKGTFQEQEGKPYCQPCFLRLFG, from the exons ATGGATGGGTGCTTGGACGGCTGGATGC ATGCCCTATTGGCTGACCTGGAGACGACGACGTCGCACCTCGCCCGGCGGCCGGTGCTGCTCACGGACCCACCGGGGGCGATGAGCCCCCCCCACCCGCCCTCCGCCcctggcggggaccccccccggccacccccgccCCCCTATGGCCCA GCGCCAGGGGGGGACACCGAGCAGCTCTACAG cacgGTGCAGaaggcccggcccccccggcctcccccggccccccccagcttGGGGGAGCTCGACCGGCTCCTCCGTGACCTCAACGCCACCCACAGCTCTATCGCAG atgagATCCTGGCCCAGTTCCCCCCACTGAAGAGCCCCGAGGGGgtgaagaggaaggaggcagcagatGAGGCTGAAGTGGGGGAGTTGCCCCCCCG cAGCTCAGGGACCCCCCCGGTGCCCCCTGCCTCAGCCACCTCGGCCACCCAGGAGCTGGACAAGCTGATGGACTCGCTCTCCGACTTCCACCTCCACCGCACC ccccccccaaaaaagggggttCCTGAGGGGGAAAACCTGGACTcaatgctggtgctgctgcagtcGGACCTGAGCCGCCAAGGGGTCCCCACAGGGGCGAAGGGGGTTTGTGGGTCCTGCCAGAAGCCCATCGCTGGgaag GTGGTGAAGGCTTTGGGGTGCACCTGGCACCCCGAGCACTTCGTCTGCACCCGCtgcgggggggagctggggggcggCAGCTTCTTCGAGAAGGACGGGGCACCCTACTGCCCGCGGGACTACGGACGGCTCTTCTCCCCCCGCTGCGCCCGCTGCGCCCAGCCCATCCTCGAC aaaatGGTGACAGCGCTGGACAAGAACTGGCACCCGGAGCACTTCTGCTGCGTCAAGTGCGGGCAGCCCTTCGGCGAGGAGG GCTTCCTGGAGAAGGATGGCCAGCAGTACTGCCGCCAGGACTTTGCCGAGCTCTTCTCcagccggtgccggggctgcgggcggcccatCCTGGAGGGCTACATTGCTGCCCTCGAGGGGCTCTGGCACCCCGAGTGCTTCGTCTGCCGG gagtGCTTCGCGCCCTTCGTGGGGGGCAGCTTCTTCGAGGATGGTGGCCACCCCTACTGCGAGCGGCACTTCCACGCCCGGCGGGGCTcgctgtgccggggctgcggggaacCAATCGCTGGCCGGTGCGTCACCGCCATGGCCCAGCGCTTCCACCCCGAGCACTTCGTCTGTGCCTTCTGCCTCCGGCCTCTCTCCAAGGGCACCTTCCAGGAGCAGGAGGGCAAGCCCTACTGCCAGCCATGCTTCCTCCGCCTCTTCGGGTGA